Within Quercus lobata isolate SW786 chromosome 5, ValleyOak3.0 Primary Assembly, whole genome shotgun sequence, the genomic segment gaccaatttttttttttaatttaaaaaaaaggctatagcagcgttttaGAATGCCATTGTAAGGAACTCCACTATTTTACCGTCACTatagaccaattttttttttatttttaaaaaaggctatagcagcgtttagaatgccactataggtctatacctatagtggcatttgtgAAATGCCACTGTAGGGCAAACAACtcacccacaaaaaaaaaaattaattatcaaaaaataatttttggtaatcagaagtttttttttaattgaattaaaattgtaattaaattaaaagatataaaacaaaaaaacataaataaaacagaATACATACACTATAGTTAGCCCagcaaattcaaaatgaaacacaaacccacctaaaaaatttcaaaatcaaacacaacatgctcacatccaaaaattaaaaaaaaaaataaataaatagcaaTTCCAACGAACACATTCAACCGCCATAGACCATCCTGCAAAAAGAAATCATCAaatagattttgaatttttcgcTACTTTCTTGGTTCTATTAACAAAGATATTATCACAACACATGAGGTCTCTAAACCTATCAATaataaaaagccaaagaattcacaaaaattaatcaaaaatcTCAGAGACTCACAAAGCAAAGTTGACAGCAGACAAGGAATAGACCAAAACTATAATCAAAAAAGGAATAGACCAAAacaatcattaaatttttttttaaaaaatacttacTTGCGACTATACAACCAATGGCATCAAACACAATAGCATTCTTTCTTCAATCACAAATCCCATAATAGTAGCACCATttacaaatttgaacaaaattaacTAGTTGCAACACCATcttcaaatccaaaacccactAACATTAACACCACCACAAATAAAATAGgagaaataaaatcaaataagagagaaagagaaaagaataaatcCAGGTGTGTagtgaaagaaggaaaaaaaagaaacagaaaagaagagaaagaaagaaagaagtctGAAGAAGTGGAGataagggagaaaaagaaagaaaaaaaaagaaaagaaagaagaagtctgAAGAAGTGGTGATAAGggagaaaaacaaataaaagaaagaagaagtctaAAGAAGAAGCTACGTGGAGACAAGGTATTGATAGGGTGAGTGGGGGTAGgtgggttttgaattttgaattctttttgttTAGTTCTGAATCTTCTGATATatacatggttttaaaaaccggtatAGTGAAAGAATCGAAAAAGAGACTGGTTATCGGTTTTCTGGTCGGACCGGGGGTCTAACAGATGGTCGAATCGAtgacgtcataaataatttaattaataattttttaaattatataaataaataataattttttatactaaaactaattaataatttatgaaTGCACATGTATGCTAAAATGCTCTGTAAACTATAATGCTCTATAATTCATTAACTactaataattgaaagaataattgaatataaaagTTAGCCGTGGAGTAGTGGATTGaatctaataatatatatatatatatatattaattatttgaatgtttataaaatttaatttttagtgaAAGTCCATGTAATATGTTGTGCATCTTTATAAATGATAATAGTAACTAGCTAGTTTATATTTAGCAAAgtaactaattaatttatacCCAACTCAATCAacttataagttatatatataattataaataaataaataaagggaaagaaaagaccaTGAGACAAGACAAGAAAACATTAAATAAGAAATGGTAATGATGGTCACGTTGGGAagtaaaaaatgattaaaaaaattagaaacttgAGAATTTAGAaaccccaaaactcaaaaagcCAGCCATTGCCATTGGAACTTTAAAAAAAGTCAGCCACTGCCAGTCATTTTTATGTTTCCCATGCcttccaaaattttattaaattttttttttctgtatcaCGTCTTCCTAGTACCCACTTCAAGTTTAACTCTTCACTTTTCAGATCTCTAAAGTCTAAATACACTTCCTCTCTGTTTAACATGGTTTGGTTTTAAAGGCCTAGATCCATTCTATAACCTAGTTTTTGAACTTAAATCTTGGGTTTATAAACGGATTCCATGTTAATATAAGTTTGCTTtctttctagattgtaactagtaAATGAAGCATTGTAAGTTTGCTTTCTTTCTAGTGTAACTAGTAAATGAAGCATtgcattctttcttttcataGATCGCATCTAGTACcaaaatttttccctttttagatTGTAGTTCGGACCAAtgtcatgtaaatttttttattcttttttactaaGTGATTTTAAGATTATCCAACAGAGATACATTTCATAAAGTTAAAAGGTGAAGTTGTGagtataattttatgttttttttgtttgcaccaattttaaaactttttttttggcgtGTGCGTTGTGGATTTGTAGGTTTGCATAGctgtatttcttttcttttttttttgattggaaaTACTCATACTTCTTAAATTGAACTTTGAAATAAAGATACATCTTTTGCACACCCATGTGCCACTTGACTGGGACACTCCTCTAGCCAAACTGCCAGGCTCTCAACCTTCTGAGCCTGTTGAGCTAACAAATGGGCAGGGGCATTCCCCTGCCTTTTAGTATGTAGGAAATCAAAAGTCCTGAAACCTTGAGCTTTCCGAAGCACTCCTTGAATAATGTTCAGCACCGACGACGCTGCCTCACCCGTGCCATGAACAGCGTTAATTAACACCTGCGAGTCAGCTTGAAACACCACATCCCTAAGCCCCACCTCCTTTGCAAAAACCACCCCAATCTCTAGGGCCTTTGCTTCCTTCTCTAGCACACCGAGAGGCAAGTCCAGCTTCCTGCACATGGCCGCTACCACATTACCCTCCCCGTCGCGCATGATCACCCCCACGCCGGATTGTTTAGATTTTGCAAATAACGCCTCGTCAACATTTACTTTAAAGTAACCCGGCGGAGGAGACATCTAGATGGTTGTGTCTTGGGTGTTCGATCTCGGCTAGCATGGCAGCTCATTGGCAGCATGGAAATCATCCAACAATCGCAGAGCATTTCTCACGATAACCGGCCCTGGGCGCTTCGCTCCTCCATGCCGAACCTCGTTTCGGCTCTTCCAAATGCCCCAACAAATCGTAACCCAACTCTCCAATTTCTCTTGCTGAGTATCCCAGTAATTCCGCAGCCTACTGAAGGTATCCAAGAAGCTCCACGACTCTTGGATGTTGAATGGCAGAGAGAGCTTGCAGGAATTCCAGACCTCTGTACTACAGTTACAAAAACAGAGCATGTGCAGGGTAGTTTCGACGTGACTCCCACAAGTTTCGCACCTATCGTCGGTTGTGATCTTTCTTCAAAACAGGGATTCTTTAGTGGCCAGGATACCATTACAGGCCTTCCAAGTAAAATGCTTGAGTCTATTTGGCAAGTTCATCCTCCACACCCTTTTCCAAACACCGTGCGATTTTGTCGGGTCCGAGCAACTAGTCTTCCCATCCTTTGCCTTAGTTTCCCTGGCTAGCCTGTAGGCACTCTTCACAGTAAATCTACCTTTCTTATCTTCTACCCATACCATTCTATCAACAGCAGCCGAAACACTGAAGGGGGTGCTTAGAATTACCTCTACGTCCTGGGGCAAGAAGAGCCGCTTAACTGGCTCTATGTCCCACTCCATGCTCCCCTCCCTCAGAAGTTCACTCACCATTCTAATTTGGTTCCCAGGCCGTTCTGGTGAGACCACCTTATAAGTGCTCCTAGTAGTGAGCCACTGGTCTTGCCACACATGTATGTGACGTCCATCTCCAACCTACCACCTTATGCCACGTTTAACCAGATGCTGGGCTGCCATGATACTCCTCCAGGCGTAGGAAGCATTCTTGCCAACCCCTGCCTCCACAAAATTCCAGTTTGGAAAATATTTCGCCTTTTAGACCCGAGAGAACAGGACGAAGAATTCGTTTGGAGTCTCCAGCCTTGTTTAGCTAAAAGAGCCAGATTGAAAGACTTCAAATCTCTAAAACCCAGCCCCCCTTCTTCCTTCGGTCGACACATTCTATCCCAGCTCATCCATGCCaccttcttttcatttttcacttgtCCCCACCAGAATTGTCTCACCATTCCAGTCATCTCCTCACAAAGTCCGTTGGGGAGCTTAAAGCAGCTCATGGTATAGGATGGGACTGCCTGAGCAATTGCCTTTATCAAAACCTCCTTCCCCGCGTTTGACAGAagcttttccttccaacccgcaAGCTTGGACGCCAATTTTTGTTTCAGCTGTGCAAAAGTGTTTCTCTTAGACTTGCCAATCAAAGACGGAAGGCCTAGATAGGATTCATGAGGTTTGATGACTTGGGCACCAAACTTGGTCTTAATAAGCTCCTGTGAACTAGTAGGGGTGTTGCGACTAAAGAAGAGGGCCGACTTGTTCCTATTTAATTGCTGCCCCGAGGAAGACTCATAAACTTACAGAATTCTCTGCACTTCAGCCCCTTCCTTCTCAGATGCTTtgcagaaaatcaaacaatcatCCGCAAAGAGAAGGTGTGAAATTCTTGGCCCTCTAGCCGATGCAGCCACACCATTTAAATCCTTTCTCAACGACGTCTTATGCAAAAGAGCCGACAAACCTTCAAcacacaaaaggaaaagaaaaggggatAGAGGATCCCCTTGTCTAAGGCCGCGGGTGGGAGTAATTAAACCGCAAGGTTGGCCATTAAGTCTAACTGAATATGTGACCGAGGACACACACGCCGTTACAATACC encodes:
- the LOC115990271 gene encoding uncharacterized protein LOC115990271, translated to MSPPPGYFKVNVDEALFAKSKQSGVGVIMRDGEGNVVAAMCRKLDLPLGVLEKEAKALEIGVVFAKEVGLRDVVFQADSQVLINAVHGTGEAASSVLNIIQGVLRKAQGFRTFDFLHTKRQGNAPAHLLAQQAQKVESLAVWLEECPSQVAHGCAKDVSLFQSSI